A stretch of DNA from Sebastes umbrosus isolate fSebUmb1 chromosome 14, fSebUmb1.pri, whole genome shotgun sequence:
ACACTAGCTTTTAATgatatgatagatagatagataaatagatagatagatagatagatagatagatggatgcaGCTTTTTCATTAACCTCCTCAGGCCTACATGCACCCTgcaaccacagacacacacacacacacaggctaccTAGGGTGAAGGCGAGGTCGTGGCCAGTGGAAGGTTAAAGGTCATGGACAACTTTCTCCATCCCATAGTCTTAAACTCAACTTTTGAAACATATTGTTAAGGTTTATTTAATTCAGAATAACAGGCAGCTCCATTGATAGATATTGTTATATTTTCGGTGTCTGtacttttgtaaaaaaaaaaaaaaaaaaatgcaaataaaaaatcCTAAAATAGTATCAAAGAAATTGGATAGTAATGTTCCACATGTGGCATAATATTTATGCTCcagaaaaacaagcaaaaacaaaatccaAAAAGTGATTATTCTCAGCTCGAGCACTGCTGCGGTTTCTATCATGAGTTTGCATCCAGATGTGTGGTTGTTCTTTTCACATGGTGTATCGAGCGTGTGTTGCCAATAGAAAGCGCCAGTGGTTTCCAGCTGTTTATTTCCCTCCGCTGATTGCTAATGCGCTGTTTCTTTTGATTATAAGCTGGCTGTGGAATAAAAGTCTACAGGGAGCGTTTGGTTTCCTTCCCATCGTCTGTGCGCTCTTCCATCAATACTGATGCTAATGCTGCACACACCCGGTCTGTGTTCACCGACCACTTCAAATATGCTACTGGAAGGCTGTGTCTATTTGGCATCGATGGTGAATATGCGGAAGCTTTGAGTGGAGctatttttaatgtaatttcgTTTGTTGCTTTGAGGAGGACAACGCCTTTAGCTCGCAGTGTTTGGTGGGAATTAGGCCTATACTGTTGCACTCAGAAATAAGTTTGATTATTGGATTTTACTGAACACATGCATTTTTGCAGTTTGGGTTAGTCTGTGTTGCTCTTTATATTCTACCTGACGTGCTGCAGGCTGCTGCATTGTGAAATCCATTTAGTCTTATAGTCAGAGCCGAGCTTCCACACAATAGATATATCATAAAACACCTTTAGATTAATACTTGCCATACGGAGGGTCGGGCCTACTTCATTTCTCGTCCTCTTGTCCGATACTTTGCATGACAATAACCAGgggaatttatttttcaaagcaCAAAGGAGCAAAAAGAgcatttctcttcttctttgttgtcCCTAAAGCTTTTTCACCTCGGTAATATTTCAGAACTTTGACAAGTGGGTCGCAGCAGATAATGACGCAGTTTAACCCCTCGatatgttcattttcattttgtggcAGTTAAGGCCCGCCATAGAAATAAAGGGAAAAAGTGGCTTTTTCACGTCAGGTTTTAAGAAatacaatattgtttttttacgcAGCTGacaaacgtttattttaaattaagcTATTTACGCACAGAGTATTTAagtcttcctttttttaaaccTCACTATTAATCATTATAAAAAGAGCCCTATAGCCTACAAACGATAATGGAGTCTTACCTTAACGCTCGTTAAAATTAATCCATTTTAGACCAAAGCTTAATCCCAGTTTGTGTCAGTAGAAGTGGAAGCAGAGAGACAGTTTATTTCAGCAGCTTTGCCAACAACAactgagtttgtttgtgtgcttgcTGATGGGACAAACTTGTTAGAAAGGTCGTAAATTGTGAGGGGGACTTAAAAGTTATTTATTCACCCCGGTTCTCTTCCGCTCCCTGaatattttattgctttttatttcACCCCCCTACCtccaaataaacaacaaaaaacccTTTCAACCTCCTAGCAGTTACTGTTTGGCCTCGTGTTGGTGTTTGAGCTGTAAACGGAATTGACCCGCAATAAAAAGGCACATGTTTAAATCCAGATCCGCTGACCTTTACCACTCCATCTCGatatcatcctcctctctctgatatTACATATACATGTTACAGCAGAGATAAATTATATTCTTATTTGTTTACTCTTGGAGCTGACTCTAGTTCACTCTTCTTGCATGTGTGCGTGGTTTGGAAACAGGACAGTCTGGTTATTCAGGAGGGGTGAAGTGGTCCTCAGCTCTCTGACATGTTAGGATTTATCATATTTATAGtatttaaataaactaaacagcaaaataaaacaatctgtattttgtttttattcatttttaacacacTACTAATTCCATTTAAAGGAAAAGCGAACATCTACATTTGCATTTAGCTGATGATACATGTCTTAATCATATAAATGTGGTCtatttggtgtgtttttttcttcccgtATCTAAAATCTCTGTGCGGCTCTTCGTTTAGCGCTTTGGACTCTACCTGTATAGTCGGAAACAATGGGCCTCCGTTTAACTGAGTGGCTGCTGCTGACAAACTTGACAGAGAGAAGGGAAGTGCCGCAGTCAGACTCAAACACACCTTGATCGATACCTGAGATGCGCCCGCGGCAAAGGCGGAGGTCAAGGTGACAGAAACACGCCCACACCTGctcacaaacaaaaaatagaaGGAAACGAAAACTACACTGGATTCTATAGGAACTACTAAGAGCGAAGAGAAATACTATTTGTAATTATAACTATACTACATAGAAAACAGAAACGATGCAGACTAGAAGTGCAGGCTTGACAGTCTGAAGAGACTCCGTGCTCTTGATGCTCTCGGCTTTTGTTGTCCGCTCTGGTGATGTATGAGCAACTTTTTTGAGGAAACAGAGAACAGCAATATTGCCTGCAGCGAGGAGGGAGTGTCAGTGTCACAAAATCAATGTGGGAGCAGCACAGGAGCAGATGCaatggaaatataaaacacGTTTTAGACGTCAAAAATGCACCAGCattctgtatctgtagaatttGTATTTCATGTTGCATTAAATTATCTATTTCCACTATCAATGTGAGGTGTTATGCACTAAAAGAAACATGTAAAATTTGAACTAATTTAAGTAAAATCAAAGTTTAATCGtggtttatttcatttatttatttagaagaATTATGACAGAGTGCAGGCCCTtgcgtgtatgtatgtgtgtggggtGGGGTCAGATTCCTTTTTAATTCAGTTGAATCAGAGTTTTGGAGGACTGACTGCAATTCATTTCCCCCAGTGAAGggacatttattcatttattcattggTCCATCCATTCTTCAGTCGAATCATTCAGAACCATTTTTGATAGGCCAGTGTTTCCCCGTGCCAAGACATTTATCTTTTCCTTCATTAAATTGTATTCATTCTGTTAGAACGCTCCACGGTTGGACATgccaagtttcttttttttgttttgctttttctttacTTGTTCTTTTGGATAATTACAACTGTacttaattcttttttttttttgtggttataTGCATGGATCGAAAGCCTTAGTAATATTTTGATTTTGGAATAAAACATTCGTTTTAAACGGAGTATTGGGAGACTAAATTGGCCAAGGACAGAATTGATGAaataaagacaacaacaaagatACTTTTCAAAGGCCTGATCTCCCCTCGAAATTCGAGCTTTAAAGgtattcaaataataatgttttatacgcctattataaataatattttacaaTCCCCGCTGCATAATGCAATTTTCTCTCATTTGTCATTGTAACAGCTTAAAAAATACCAATAAGCAATTAATAATCCAATGCACCTTCTATTAAAATAAGGAGAAAATaccttattttttatattcaagATTCATTTCGCTGCATCATTTTAATAGGACTATAATGCATCTGTtttctttcacaatttattccCTCTCtacaagaaaaaacaactgcagaaactgtattattattttttttaatctccttGTTTTATTTGCGACTCAGTTAATCGTCGCCCCCTCGACTTGCAGGAAGTGTTACAGCATTATAACTTCATTTCCCAGATCCCCACCAGCAGCgaggaggtcaggggtcaggaaCAGTACAGACGGATGGAAATATTTCCAGTGTGGCTGTCTGACAGGGAGTTTATGAAAGCAATAAAAGTCTATCGACGGTGTAACCCGGTGCCTCCAGAGAGCCGCTGTCTTCTATATCTACCCTGTAGATCCGGATTTGTGTACAAATCattaaaacaatcacaaattcGCTTCTAGGGGAGTATATAGTGGATTTATACACGACGGCAACGATGGATCCGacacatggaggagagagagagaggcctttGAGCTGCTATTATTGGGTCTTACGGATCGCTGCTTTATATTGGAATGTGTAAGAAGGttaataaaatgtgtaatttttatTTCCTATCATCATTGACATAagcccttttatttatttattatcaggATTAAATTGTTGGTGTATTTAGACGCGTCTGTGCGCCATGTTGTGGGTCTGTTCTCCTCCAGAGTGATGGAAACTCAATCCaagttttctactttttttttttttttgttcgatCGTGAAAAAAGCGCCTCGCAGTTTTAAAGGCCAATTCCAGGTTGAATTGgactcttttttatttattatttgtcctGGTGAAAAATGATGCGGTCGACTTTACTGTTCATCTATAGGAAGGGGgttgggtgtgtgtatgtgagtgtgtgtatgtgaggggGGGCGTAAGGTTTCGATTTAGAGACGGTCAATTTTCTCGAAACAAAGGACTTGGATATCTCCATCATCTtgccttagtgtgtgtgtgtgtgtgtgcgcgcaccaGTCCCACTGATAACACCTTCTTttgattggaaaaaaaacatctattctGTTCGCCCGAAGTGTTTTGCAGCACATTTTATGTTTTGGTGTCTTGTTTCTATACATGCCTTTGAACGCATGCAGATTTACGAGGCAGGGGGGTTTACTGTAAAACTTGAATGCTGCAGGAAAAGAGTATGATTATTGTTCTTTATATAAGGCCGTGTGCTGCCTGTGCGTAATGCAGCAAATCACTCTGCgtaatgcaggtttaagtccttcTTTTTATGGTGTTTTGTGTCGGTTTTTATAACAGTAAGAGAGTGACAACAGTAGAATACTTTGTAGTGTGTTGGTGTTGAAATGGAGGCAAGCAAAAGCTATGAAAGTCAGCTGTAGTGTGAGCGGGTCACGGTTGGAGAGATGAATTTCATttaggaggaaagaaaaaaaacaaagaagctGTGTATCTTCTGTTTCAGAGCTCAAGGGCAAAAGCAGCCGCGCAATTTGAACGGGGCATATGGACTTGCCATGCCAGTGatgttaatatttattcatgcaAGGAAGGAAGGCACCCTGGCTGAGGCTGAATTACCATGCAGAGGAGGGGAGAGTTAAATGTTGGGAGTTGTTGTTGCAGGAGTAAGGCGGGTTTTTAAAAGAAGAGGGAACCGGTGCTGGATTCTCTCCTTCCTTAATGCAAAGTTCTGCTGGTGATTTAGAAGGCCGTGTAACCTGAATTAGTTGATGAATTTTCTATCGATCCTAAACAAGCCCAGATTTATCTCTGACAAGGTGGTGCTGCGTGCTGCTGGGTGGCGGAGCAGCAGCACTCTCCCACTCCCCGTTATTAGCGATTTAaaaaagaagagggaggagaaaaaaaaagaaaaaagcttttGGCAAGCACGTccctacacatacacacacacacacacacacacacacaaatatatacacagaggCTGGTGCAGGCGCCACTTTAAATCCCCTCCAGCgctgcttcttttttcttctttctttaatattttttttgttggagTTGAAGCCAGACGAGTTTTTTTGCATGAAGGGAGGACTTGTCATCTCTACTGTATACTCTGTTGCTCGTGTTGCGCGCGCGCGTTTCAAGCTCGATCGGAATGTGTTTTCATCGCGCGCGTTGTTATTGTTGTGATTCTCTGGCTGCTTAGTGGCGGCATGCGCACCGACATGTGGCAGAgagatgtggagagagagaccGGGTTTCGGGTTTGTAAGACTGTGAATGCCCAACAAACGGAGGCCATATGATGATGCGCGTGCGTGGGGCCGTGTGTATATGCTTAATCCCATTTCCTTATCCGGGGTTCATCCTGGAGGCGCGCGCCATTGGCCGGCTGCGCGTCACGTGGCTTCTTTAACTTTGTTCACTTGACAGAAAAGTAGGAGGGTTCAACGGGAACAAGGAATAAACCGAAGAGTAAAAGGGATGAGATATAAATTGTAGTTATATATTTTCCGACTATAGGTGCAATTCCACAAAAAGACTGACATTAATGGCCATGAGCTCCTATTTGATCAACTCCAACTATGTGGACCCGAAGTTCCCACCGTGCGAGGAATACTCACAGAGCGACTATCTGCCCAGCCACTCTCCGGACTATTACAGCTCCCAGCGGCAGGAGCCCGCCGCCTTTCAGCCGGACTCTCTCTACCACCACCCACACCATCACCCACAGAACCACCACCAGAGAGCCGAGCCGCCGTACACGCCGTGCCAGCTTCCTGGGCAGCCCGCCTCGGTGGTGATGTCCCCTCGGGGTCATGTCGTCCTGCAGACAGACCCGGTCCCGGAGCTGAGCCACCACTCCTCCGACTCGGTGACACCCAGCCCGCCTCCGCCTGCGTTTTGCGGCCAAACGCCCCACAGCCAAAGCACTTCGTCCCCAACGAGCACTCGCAAGGACCCCGTAGTCTACCCGTGGATGAAGAAAGTCCATGTAAACATCGGTAAGTGCTGCATGCaaacttcttcctctctctctctctccctcttctctctctatctctctctcttcctcgctGCGCCTTTGTGCCTTCAGTCGCCTGCCTGCCATCCATGCACTCAGCTATAGGTGTCCACCGTCCAAATCTTTTCTGTTAGAAGTAGAAGAGTATAGCCCTTGGGTCAAGATTTACGATCGTCTGTTTGCAAGGGCCAATATAATTACACCCTC
This window harbors:
- the hoxb4a gene encoding homeobox protein Hox-B4a, whose protein sequence is MAMSSYLINSNYVDPKFPPCEEYSQSDYLPSHSPDYYSSQRQEPAAFQPDSLYHHPHHHPQNHHQRAEPPYTPCQLPGQPASVVMSPRGHVVLQTDPVPELSHHSSDSVTPSPPPPAFCGQTPHSQSTSSPTSTRKDPVVYPWMKKVHVNIVNANYTGGEPKRSRTAYTRQQVLELEKEFHYNRYLTRRRRVEIAHTLCLSERQIKIWFQNRRMKWKKDHKLPNTKVRSGTTGSNNNNNNITNSQALSGSQRPL